The genomic interval ACTCCACCGCTCACTCCGGGGCTGCCGGCCCCCAAGCTGAGACTCGGATGCCAAGAACCGTCGTCATTTACGGTGAGGCCGCCTCCGAGGCACAGGTAGTAGCACCCTTCGAGGTTGAAGCCGAACGAAGCGAGGCCGCCCGGGTCGATGCGGTTGACGGGGTCGCCTTCGGCGTAGAGGTAGGGGTTCTTCTCCTGGCCGGAGGGGTCGGGGCTGGTGAAGCGGCCGATGTTGGGGTCGTAGTAGCGGGCGGAGTAGTGGTACAGGCCGGTGGGGTCCTGGTAGCCGCCGGCGAAGCGATAGGGCTGGGGGACCTGGTCGGTGGTGGTGCTGCGCTGCACGCCGCGGGGGCTGTAGGCGTAGGTGTTGACCTTGATGCCGGTCTCGTCGGCGAGCGCGACGACGGAGCCGAGCGCGTCGGTGAGGTAGTAGTACGACTTGCCCCCGGTCGTCATGGAGTTCAGCGTGTCCCCGGGTTCAGGGCTGATGCGTTCTCACTCGGCGAGACGTGCTGATTGCGGGTGTCTGCGACGGGACGGGCTGGTCGTCCGGGTTGGAGATGGCGAACGCGACCTCTGATGATCAAGGTTCTCGAAGCCTTTGATCACGAACAGGGGTCGCGTTCGCGTGTCATCATCCCTGATCGGTTTCCTGCAGCGCCACTGCGGGGTCATCGATCCATGCCGCCCGCCCGAGGAACTCACCTCGCTCCGCGCTATGTTGGACCAGCTCCCGGATCCCAGGCGGGTGCGGGGCCGCCGTTACCGGCTGGGTTCTCTGCTCGCCCTGTGCCTGCTCGCGGTCCTGGGTGGGGCGACCACCCTGGCCGGCATCGCCCGGTTCGCCACGGACGCCCCCGCCGAAGTGCGCACGCGGATCGGGCTCGGCAGCCTCCCACGCGCCACCACCCTGGGCCGCCTGCTGTCCCGCATCGACGGTGACGCACTCGACGACGCCATCGGCGTCTGGCTCGCCCGACACGCGGCCGACCCGGTCGAGGACGACCAGCCGCTGGTAGGCCTGGCCGTCGACGGCAAGACCGTGCGCGGCAGCCGCAACGGCGACCAGAACGCCGTTCACCTCCTGGCCGCCGTCCTGCACGAGTCCCAGGCAGTGATCTCCCAGCGACAGATCGCTGCGAAGAGCAACGAAATCCCCGCCTTCACCCCGCTGCTGGACCGGCTTCACCTGCACGGCCACGTGATCACCGCCGACGCGATGCACACCCAGACCGATCACGCCGAGCAGATCACCGCCCGGGGTGCCCACTACATCCTCGTCGTCAAAGGCAACCAGAAAAAGCTCCGCCGCCAGCTACGGCGACTGCCCTGGCGCGAGGTCCCGCTTCAGCACCGCACCCGCGAACGGGCACACGGGCGAGGCGAGATACGCCGCCTCAAAGTCTGCACAGTCCAGCCGGGCCTGCTCTTTCCGCACGCCGTCCAGGCCATCGAGGTCAAGCGCCGTCGCACGAACCGCACGACCGGGAAGACCACCATCAAGACGATCTACGCGGTCACCAGCCTCACCCCCGAGCAGGCCACCGCGTCCCAGTTCGCCGAACTGATCCGTGGGCACTGGCAGGTCGAGGCCCTGCACCACGTGCGGGACGTGACCTTCGCCGAGGACGCCTCTCGCGTCCGCACCGGAACCGCGCCCCGCGCGATGGCGACCTTCCGCAACCTCGCCATCGGCCTCATCCGCCAGGCCGGCTGGACGAACATCGCCGCCGCCACCGACCACTACCGGTCACGGACCGACCACGCACTCCAACTACTCGATCTTGAAAGCTGAGAACGCATCAGCCCTGCTCGCAGCATGAGATCAATTGGGCAACAGGGTCATCGACGGTTTCTACAACCCCCGCCGCATCCAGAAACGGCTCGGCTACCTCAGCCCGATCGAGTACGAGGAGAAGCACTACGCCGACCAGGCAGCGGCCGAACAAGGGAACCTGAAACCACGTCAACCCGATCTGACCTGCTAGTCAGCCACTCCCGCGCAGCGGGGGAACCTAACTGACGATGATCGACTATGCCTTGGTTGTGGTCCGTATAGGAGGACCTCGGCTTGACGGTCAGACGGGGTAAAGGGCACGGCGTCGCGTGTCAGCAAGCGCAAGCGAATCGTTCGCGCTTCCACGTCTCGCTACAGATGCAGCGCGATAATTTGCGGTTAACCGGATGGCTTTTTTCAATTACCCAGCAGTTTGGGATGCGTTACAGTTACAGCAACCACGAAAGGGCTTTCTGAGCCAAAAGGTGATTCCCTGTCATCATTTTTCAGTCACTCCGCGCACCTGCGCCACAGCCGTCCGTAGGATCCCTCACGAATCCCGCACATCTATGCGGGTGTCCTGAGTGTGCGCGAGGGAGAGAAATTGATGAATCGTCACGCCCGGCGGCTGTCCTCATTAGCAGCCTCGCTGGCAGCAGTAGCCTCTCTTTCCTTGGCAGGTAGCGCCAAGGCTGCTGACGAAGCCCGGCAGCCGGAGAACAGACAGCAGGCGCTCGGTGTCGCCAAGACCGTTGACCTGCCGACGGAGCCTGAGCGTGGCCAGGCAATGGTTAGTATCGAGGAATCGTGTTCTCCCGTCGCCGCCTCCGAACGTGCGGCCTTAGGTGGCGCGGTCAAGGCGTGCGTCGAGACAAGGCCGATGAAGGCATCCAGCACCGTAACGGCGCGGACTGCCGAGGAGGCCGACACTGTCGAAGCCTGCGACATAACCAAGCCGGGCAAGTGGACCTGGGAACGAACTAAAGGCATATGCCTGAACGGCAAGGAAGTGACCTTCACGCTCAGCGACGAACAGGGCGCCGTCCTGGGTACTGCTCTAATAGACGTCAAGAGCAGCATGAACCTCAGGTACGACAGCCTCACCTGGAACGAACTGATCACCGTCAAGGTGACCAAGGTGACCAATGCCGTAAGCAACGTCAATATCAAATTCGACGTGGACTGCACCTCGAGTTGTTCCCCGACCAACAACCGCCCCTGGACTGGGGCAAAAACCCTCGGCCAGGGCGCAGAGGCATCCGGATCGGTCACCTACACCAGCAATGTAGCTTCCGGTATGCGGGACAATATCCGCACCAAATACCACATGTACATCACCGCGACGGGCACCACCCCCACCAAGCCGAACGTCAGTTGGGAGCTCCCGTACCAGGCCAATCTTCGCTGCGACGCCGAGCTCATCACACCCGGCTGCGTCTTCTCCGACATTCGCGCCAGCCTCAAATACTCGCTGTCCGACCCGAAGCACGCCGCAGCTTCGGCGGCTTACAGCTTCGCTCAGGGCCGCCTGCGCGACTGGGCCCCGCTGACTCGGGCGGACGGCCTCAACACAGCCAACCGGAAGCGGACCTGCGAGGAGGGAAGCAGCGACCCGTTCGTACATATGTACGATGAAGTTCCGGGGGACACCTGTGACGAGTTCCCCTTCGCCGGCTCCCTCGAGGGAGGGACCGACGGCGCTCTGTGCGCCGACATCATCCCGCGGTACGAGGACGGGGCATGGTGGATCTATCCGGCTCGGACTGACAAGCCGTTCACCTACGAAGAGCCGTGCGTGCGTGCCCACGTCTCCGGGGAGGCCAATTCGTCTGCTGGCGGCAAGTATGGTGCGCTCGTGAAGAGCGCGCGCATCCTCGACATCGAGAAGTACAACGTCTCCGTCATCGAGTAACAGAGGAGACAGCAGCACTACGCCGGGGCCCCGAAAATAATGCTCGGGGCCCCGCCCGGCAAACCCGAAGGAGCCCCAGTGAAAAACTCCACCACCGGGCCATGGGCATGGGCCGAGGATCCGCGCGCCGTGATGTGGTGCGTGACCATCACCTACGGCATCACTCCTGAAGAAGTGCTCGCCCGCTACGGAGCCGACGCCCGCACCGCCCGGCTTCTCACCCGGCAGCAGGCCGCCCAGCTGGCCGGTGACGACCTGCCGGAGGGTTCGGTACTGCGGGCAGGGCGGACGGGTGACTGGTCGTTCTGCTTTGAGGACTACGGGGTCATGGGATGCATGCCCGGCCCGTTGTCCGCGCTGTCCCGCGGCACGGAGACCTTCAGCGTACTGCGAGGCGGAGACGGTATGAACGGCTTCGCCTACTGGCGGGACGGACAGTGCACCGAGCGGTTCGAGCCGGGCGCCACCGGCACCAAACCTCGTCCTCCACACCCCTGGTGGGATGCAGTGCAGGGGCGGCTAGACGCATCGAGCGAAGAATTCCCCGGCCTCGTCCCGGTACTGGAAGCGACAGCACGCCACACCAGAGCCGTACTCGACACGGGCATCCTCGACGGGCCGCTGCTCACCCTGCGGCTCGATGACAGCGACCTCACCCCCGCCCCTCAAACTCCCCAGCAAGCACCACGGCCTCCCAAGGGCGTGCGGGGCGTCCCCGCCCGGCCTGGACCACCCCCGCCACCCACCATGAGGCAAGCCGTCAACGTCCCCGTCACCTGAGGTCGGCAGTCGCCCGTGCTCTGGACCATGTAGGGCTCGGGCAGCCCTCCGGCTTCACCCACGAGGTGGTGTTCCGGCGGTGCCCTGACTGCCAGGAGCACAACATCGCGCGAGGACGACTTCGTCTGCGTCTTCTGCGGCAGCGATCTGCCGGAGACGTGGAACGTGGATCCTACCGCGTAACGGCCGAGGGTCACAGCCACTCGTTGATGGCAGCGACGAGGACAGTCGCCTCGTAGCGGACCGCGAGCTTGTCGTATCGCGTGGCGACAGCGCGGTGCCTCTTGAGGCGATTGATCCCGCACTCGACCGCATGGCGCTCGCGGTAGTCGACCGGGTCGAAATGCGGTGGCCGGCCGCCGCAGGAGCCGAGCTTCTGGCGGTTGCGTGCCTGGTCGGCCTTGTCCGGGATGGTGCAGCGGATTCCGCGGCGGCGCAGGTAGGCGCGGTTTCTGCGGGAGGCGTACGCCTTGTCTGCGCGGACCCGATCAGGGCGGACGCGTGGCCGGCCCGGTCCGATGCGGGGCACGCGGACTTTCTCCAGTACGGGTTCGAACTGCGGCGAGTGAGCAATTGTCAATTCCTGTGGATCACCGCGGGAGCCTCAAGTGGCCCGCAGCCATTGATCGAGGATCGCGAAGTCTTCGTTGGTAAGGCCGCGGGATGACGCGATGCGGTGGAGGAGGGCCGGGGTGGGGTGGTGGGTGGACACCCAGTCCCGATCGGCATCGGTGATCTCGTCGTCGACCCAGACGAACGGGCGTCCGTCCGCCCATGCCGCCAAGGTTCGGGTCTTCCGGTGGAGCCCGTACCACTGGTCCTCGCGTTCATGCTCGTCGGAGGGTTCCGGCCAGTGCACGACCGGCAGGGGTGGCAGGCCGAGCCGCGGTGCTATGTCGGTGTTCGCCTCCTCCTCCCAGGTGGTGGCCCAGACCAGCTCGCACGGCAGTGCCGCGAGGCGAGGCCCGACGCGCGGGTCGAGCCGCGTCAGGTGCGAATCTGTCGCGGTGCCTGACGGCTCGCGCTGCGGGCCGTCGCCGAACGGCAGGAGAGGTCCGTCGACGTCCAGGAACAGCAGCGGGCGTTCCTTGCGCTCACTCATGCCGCAGCCTCTTGCTCACGCTCGACCAGGACGCCGCGTTCGAAGCGGGCGCCGTTGCGGACGAGGGCGACGAGGTGGGGTGCGGTGATCGCGCGCCAGCGGGCCTGGGCGGACTCGGCGAGCTTGAACACCATCGCCAGGGCCGCGGCCGGGCTGCCGGCACCGCGGGTGACCTTGGTCCGCAGCTTTACCGTGCTGAAGGTCGACTCGATCGGATTTGTCGTGCGCAGGTGGACCCAGTGCTCGGCCGGGAAGTCGTAGAACGCCAGGAGTTCATCGACGTCGTCGGTGATCTTCTTGACGGCCTTGGGCCACTTCCCGCCGTAGGCACGCCTGAAGTCCTTCACCGCCTTCTCGGCGTGATCGCGGTCCTCGGCGTTGTAGATCTCCTGCAGCGCCTTCTTCGCGCCGGGCTGGGCCGATTTCGGCAGAGCGTTGACCACGTTCCGGGTTTTGTGAACCCAGCACCTTTGATGTCTGGCCTGCGGAAACACCTCGGCCAGGGCCCGCCACAGACCCATGGCTCCGTCGCCGACGACGAGCTCGGGATCGCGCATGCCGCGCCGGCGGCAGTCCCGCAGGAAGTCGGCCCAGGACTCGGTCGACTCGCGCAAGCCCTCGGCGAGCGCGATCAGCTCCTTGCTGCCGTCGGTGCGCACGCCCATGAGGACCAGGACGCAGGAGCGGGCCTGGCCGAGGCGGACCTTGGGGTGGACGCCGTCGGCCCACACGTACACGTAGTCGGATCCGGACAGGTCCCGGTCCTGGAAGGCGGCGTGGTCGTCGCTCCACTGTTTAGTCAGCCGGGTCACCGTGGCCGGCGAGAGCCCAGCGGCCGAGCCGAGGAACTGCTCCATCGCGGGCACGAAGTCGCCGGAGGACAGACCGTGCAGGTAGAGCAGGGGCAGGACCTCGCTGATCTTCGGGGACTTCCGGCACCCAGGGTCCCTTGCATGATCGAGGTCTGTCCGGATTCATCCGGTGATGCCGAGGGCGGCCAGGGGCCTTCGCCAGTCGCGGGCGGTGTGACGTAGGGCGGCGGCGATGTTGGTGTGGCCGTCCTGGCGGTGGACTCCGATGGCGAGGTTGCGCAGGCCGGCCATGATGCGCGGGAGATGGCCGACATGGATTGTGGAGTCGTCCTCGTGGAACGTTCGGTCGCGGACGTGGTGCAGAAGGTTTTCGATCTTCCAGTGGCCTCTGATCCAGTCGGCGAGCTGGGCGCCGGTGACCGCACCGGGCGGCAGGCTGGTGATCAGGTAGACGCGCTCGATGGTGAGCTTGCCGCTGGTGAAGTCCTTCCTCCAACGCACGACTTGAAGGGCCTGGCGGGCGTCGGGACAGCCGAAGTGGGCGAAGGCGGCGGTCTTCAGCCGACGGATCTCCAGGCGGTGGTGGGCCCGGGTGCGGTCGTAGTGGTCGAGCGTGATCTCGCGCCAGGGCAGGCGGCGAACGCGGTCGAACAGGCCGGGATGGTTGGCCTTGACCTGGGCGATGTAGTGGGCACCGCGCTCGCGGAGGTAGGTGCCGTGAGCGTGCTGGGTGTGCAGCGCGTCGGCGGTGATGACCGTGCCGGTCAGGTCGACGCTGTCCAGCAGGGGCCGGAAGGCGGGGATCTCGTTGCTCTTGTCGGTGACCTGGCGCTGGGCCAGGACGTGGCCGGTGTGGTCCATCGCGGCGAGCAGGGTGACGTGCCCGGTGACGTGGGTGCGCGAGCCGCGCAGGGCCTTGCCGTCGACAGCGATCGCCCGCAGTCCGGGGCCGGCCGGGGTGGCGCGGGCGGTGAGGAAGGCGCCGATCGCCCGGTCCAGGGCGTCGCCGTCGAGCTGGACGAGCAGACGGCGCAGGGTGTGGGGGTGCGGGACGGACACGGTGCCGGTCAGCGGGTCGACGGGGAAGCCGAGAACCCGGCAGGCCCACGCGGGGATGTCGCCGATCCATTCCGTGATCGCGGTGAGCGAGCGGGCACCGGCCAGGACACTGGCAGCGGCCGCGGCGACCAGGGCGGACAACCGGTAGCGGCGGCCACGGACGCCTCGCGGATCGGGCACCAGACCCAGGAAACCGGACAGCGTGACCGCGTCCGCCAGCGGGACCGGCGCGGCAGTCCGGCCCAATTGGTCCAGCGCGGTGGGGATGGGAGAAGATGCAGGAGCAGGCACGGACTCGCCAGGTGTTCATGGGACTTCGACACTCACATGATCACCGAGACCGTGCCTGCACTGCGTCCACCCCCTGCCCGAACCGGGACGTCCCCTCCAGGACCGGACCAGCGCGACGTTCCGGACGGATCGCGATCATGCAACGGCCCCTGACAGTGTGGCATGGAAGATCAGTCTCACGAGGGTGGCCATTTCCTCAGCGCAGACGGCAGACTCCGGCGGTGACCTCAAATTCCCCTCGCCCTGCCACTCCCGCCGACGCTGATCTCTATCCGGATCTTGCGGCTGCCGGCAGTCTTGCTGCGGCTCTGGAACTGGCAGCTGCCGAACAGGGTCTCGATCTCGATGTGGTGCTGTGCAATGAGTCGGACCCACTGCGGTCAGCTGGGGTCGCCAGCACAGCCGCTGGCCGGGAACCTTGCTGGATCTTCATCGGGGCGGAGAGCCGCTGGTTCAACATCAATGGCCTGCGCCAAGGGGTTCAGCTGCTCTCTGGGGCGACCTCCGATCTGGGCGAGCTGGCCCGAGCCGCGGCAGGTTGGCGTAACGGGGCCAAACTCCGCGAGATCCAGAAGGTCGCTCCCTTCATCGAGGTGAGCGAGCTGGCCGAAGCGCATGAACGCGGTCCAGCCGCAGCGGTCACCGTGCAGTGGCGACTTCTCCTGGAGGACTTGCGCCAAGAGGCCGATCGGCTCGACCTCGCGCGCCAGACGCTTGAGCTCGCTGAGGCCGCCTCCGCCGAACCGAAGCTGCGGCAGTTGTATCCACTCACCAGCCACTGGTCGCTTCATTTCACCACCTGCACCGGCTTCCCGTACTCATGGGACGTTCCGTTCGTTGATCCGCTGCGCGACGGCCGATATCGCATCTGCGGCCCGTCCCGTGGAACAGTCATCGGCGAAGCCGAGACCGCGGAGGACGCTGTCGCGCTGGTGCTGAATGGCCTTCCAGAGAACTGCGGGCCGGCGGTCGCCGGGACCGCGAATGATCGGCATCCGCAATAGGGCGCTTTGTCACCCGCGTGAGCGAAGGACCTCGACAGCAGCGGCGACCTTCCTGCCGAATGGAGTGGGCTGCATGGCTCGGCCGCGTTCAGCACGTTCCAGCAAGGGCTGACCGAGGTCTCGCTCAAGGCGGATGATCTGGGCCGTCAAGGCGGGCCGTGTGGTGCCAAGAGCCCGGGCCGCGGACGATGACCCGCGCAGACAAGGGTGTCAGCGGAACAACAGTGGGCGGAGCGAGCCGGAATCCCACCACCCAAAAGGGTGAACGCTTCGACCAGCGAGTCTCACGAAGACGGCATAAGAGGGTGTCTCACGTGGTGTGAGGTGGATGCGGCATGATGCTGTGCCATGGGTGTTGGTTTGTCGCAGCGGTTGGTTCCTGACGAACTTTGGTCACTGGTCGCACCGTTGCTGCCTTCGTTCGCTTCCCGTCCGCAAGGCGGAGGCACGGCCCCGGTGGATGAGCGGGCGGTGTTCACGGCTGTGGTGTACGTGCTGACCAGCGGCTGTGCCTGGCGGCACCTGCCGGAGACATTTGGCGTCTCGCCGGCCACCGCCCATCGCCGGTTCTCCGCATGGACCAGGGACGGGCTGTGGCGGCGGCTGCACCAGGCCGTTCTGGACGAACTCGGCGCCCGTGGCGAGGTGGACTGGACCTCGGCGATCGTGGACGCGGCCTCCGTCCGCGCGAAAAAGGGGGATCGCTGACCGGGCGCAATCCGGTCGACCGGGGCAAGAAAGGCAGCAAGCTCCATGTCCTGGCCGACGCCCAGGGCCTCCCTCTCACCCTTGGCGTCTCAGGGGCGAACGTTCATGACAGCCAGGCGCTCCTGCCGCTGGTGCTGGGCATCCCCGCCATCCGCTCCCGGCGCGGCCCCCGCAGACGTCGGCCCGGCAGGCTCCGCGCCGACAAGGCGTACCACTCCGCCGAGAGGCTGAAGTGGCTGCGCGAGCGGGGCATCGTCCCGCGCATCGCCCGACCCGGCATCGAGTCCAGCGAGCGTCTCGGCCGGCACCGCTGGAAGATCGAACGGTCGATCTCCTGGCTCTTCGGCTACCGCCGCCTGACCGTCCGGTACGAGCGCAAAGGCAGCCACTTCCTGGCCTTCCTCGGACTCGCAGCGGCCCTGACCTGCTACAAGAAACTCGCAAAACTCACCACGTGAGACAAGCTCTCAGAGTTGAAATTCGGCCGGGGACAGCCCCAGCGTCGCGCAGGCCTCGCGCAGGACCGTCGCCTCTGCCTGGGAGAAGTGGCCGTCGGTACTGGCGATGACCATGCCGGTCTGGATCACGGCCCGGGCCTCGGTGGGCTTCTTGGCGGCCTTGGCGAGCTCCTGCATGGCCTCGGCCTTGCCGTGCTGGAAGTTCATCGTGAGCTGGTCGACATGCTTGTTGAAACGCTGCCGCAGCTGCTCCGGCGGGAAGTTCTGGAGCACGTCGTTGCTGAGGATCATCGACTCGACCTGCTGCCGCTCGGCCGGATCCACCTGCCCGTCGGCCGCCGCGACCAGCGCGCACACCGCCATGCTCGCGTCCCGGTAGGCACCGCTCTTCAACTCGGTCTTCAGCGAGCCGAGTTGCGTCTTCAGTACACCGATCAGCTGGGCCTTGCTGCCCCCGCCGGACCTCGTCCCCCCGCTCTGCCCACCGGTGGCGCCACGCCCGCCCTGATTCTGCTGGAGAGCCTTGGCCTGGTCCTTGAGCTTGTCCCAGACTGCCATTGAGTCACCTCGGTAATCGTCGGAAGTCATCTCGCGAACCCGCTCCCGCGCGCTCACTGGCCCAACGCCCGACCCTGGGCAAAGGTTCCGCAAAATGCGCACCTCTCTCATCACCTGTTTCTCCGGCGCCTGAAACGGTGATTGCTCGCACCCGGTG from Streptomyces sp. DH-12 carries:
- a CDS encoding ISAs1 family transposase; this translates as MLDQLPDPRRVRGRRYRLGSLLALCLLAVLGGATTLAGIARFATDAPAEVRTRIGLGSLPRATTLGRLLSRIDGDALDDAIGVWLARHAADPVEDDQPLVGLAVDGKTVRGSRNGDQNAVHLLAAVLHESQAVISQRQIAAKSNEIPAFTPLLDRLHLHGHVITADAMHTQTDHAEQITARGAHYILVVKGNQKKLRRQLRRLPWREVPLQHRTRERAHGRGEIRRLKVCTVQPGLLFPHAVQAIEVKRRRTNRTTGKTTIKTIYAVTSLTPEQATASQFAELIRGHWQVEALHHVRDVTFAEDASRVRTGTAPRAMATFRNLAIGLIRQAGWTNIAAATDHYRSRTDHALQLLDLES
- a CDS encoding DUF6461 domain-containing protein, yielding MLGAPPGKPEGAPVKNSTTGPWAWAEDPRAVMWCVTITYGITPEEVLARYGADARTARLLTRQQAAQLAGDDLPEGSVLRAGRTGDWSFCFEDYGVMGCMPGPLSALSRGTETFSVLRGGDGMNGFAYWRDGQCTERFEPGATGTKPRPPHPWWDAVQGRLDASSEEFPGLVPVLEATARHTRAVLDTGILDGPLLTLRLDDSDLTPAPQTPQQAPRPPKGVRGVPARPGPPPPPTMRQAVNVPVT
- a CDS encoding HAD domain-containing protein, with the protein product MSERKERPLLFLDVDGPLLPFGDGPQREPSGTATDSHLTRLDPRVGPRLAALPCELVWATTWEEEANTDIAPRLGLPPLPVVHWPEPSDEHEREDQWYGLHRKTRTLAAWADGRPFVWVDDEITDADRDWVSTHHPTPALLHRIASSRGLTNEDFAILDQWLRAT
- a CDS encoding ISAs1 family transposase yields the protein MGRTAAPVPLADAVTLSGFLGLVPDPRGVRGRRYRLSALVAAAAASVLAGARSLTAITEWIGDIPAWACRVLGFPVDPLTGTVSVPHPHTLRRLLVQLDGDALDRAIGAFLTARATPAGPGLRAIAVDGKALRGSRTHVTGHVTLLAAMDHTGHVLAQRQVTDKSNEIPAFRPLLDSVDLTGTVITADALHTQHAHGTYLRERGAHYIAQVKANHPGLFDRVRRLPWREITLDHYDRTRAHHRLEIRRLKTAAFAHFGCPDARQALQVVRWRKDFTSGKLTIERVYLITSLPPGAVTGAQLADWIRGHWKIENLLHHVRDRTFHEDDSTIHVGHLPRIMAGLRNLAIGVHRQDGHTNIAAALRHTARDWRRPLAALGITG
- a CDS encoding DUF6193 family natural product biosynthesis protein, producing the protein MTSNSPRPATPADADLYPDLAAAGSLAAALELAAAEQGLDLDVVLCNESDPLRSAGVASTAAGREPCWIFIGAESRWFNINGLRQGVQLLSGATSDLGELARAAAGWRNGAKLREIQKVAPFIEVSELAEAHERGPAAAVTVQWRLLLEDLRQEADRLDLARQTLELAEAASAEPKLRQLYPLTSHWSLHFTTCTGFPYSWDVPFVDPLRDGRYRICGPSRGTVIGEAETAEDAVALVLNGLPENCGPAVAGTANDRHPQ
- a CDS encoding LysR family transcriptional regulator; this translates as MRGSSSAARALGTTRPALTAQIIRLERDLGQPLLERAERGRAMQPTPFGRKVAAAVEVLRSRG
- a CDS encoding IS5 family transposase (programmed frameshift), with the translated sequence MSQRLVPDELWSLVAPLLPSFASRPQGGGTAPVDERAVFTAVVYVLTSGCAWRHLPETFGVSPATAHRRFSAWTRDGLWRRLHQAVLDELGARGEVDWTSAIVDAASVRAKKGDRLTGRNPVDRGKKGSKLHVLADAQGLPLTLGVSGANVHDSQALLPLVLGIPAIRSRRGPRRRRPGRLRADKAYHSAERLKWLRERGIVPRIARPGIESSERLGRHRWKIERSISWLFGYRRLTVRYERKGSHFLAFLGLAAALTCYKKLAKLTT
- a CDS encoding TerB family tellurite resistance protein codes for the protein MAVWDKLKDQAKALQQNQGGRGATGGQSGGTRSGGGSKAQLIGVLKTQLGSLKTELKSGAYRDASMAVCALVAAADGQVDPAERQQVESMILSNDVLQNFPPEQLRQRFNKHVDQLTMNFQHGKAEAMQELAKAAKKPTEARAVIQTGMVIASTDGHFSQAEATVLREACATLGLSPAEFQL